A region of Candidatus Roizmanbacteria bacterium DNA encodes the following proteins:
- a CDS encoding A/G-specific adenine glycosylase, with translation MSNSLRSNKSFQAKVRDFYRENKRDLIWREYINPYWVVVSEIMLQQTQVSRVAEKFPHFLEVFPDFKSLASAPLEKVLREWQGMGYNRRGKYLREIAKIIVEKYDSIVPRDPGVLEEFPGIGPATARSIVVYSYNIAEPFIETNVRRVYIHHFFSDKKEVSDRDIMPLVRETLDKKNPRDWFYALMDYGTYLGRTVPNPNWKSKHYSKQSKFEGSNRQVRGAVLRYLLNEGSAERELLEKRLGFEKARLYNVLKQLTSEGIIAEKNGEYKVTT, from the coding sequence ATGTCCAACAGTCTCCGAAGTAATAAATCTTTCCAAGCAAAGGTCAGGGATTTTTATCGGGAAAATAAACGTGATCTCATATGGCGTGAGTATATAAATCCATACTGGGTTGTTGTTTCAGAAATAATGCTGCAGCAAACTCAGGTTTCGAGAGTTGCAGAAAAGTTCCCTCATTTTTTAGAAGTGTTTCCCGATTTTAAATCACTAGCCTCGGCTCCTCTTGAAAAAGTGCTTCGTGAATGGCAGGGGATGGGGTACAACAGAAGGGGAAAGTATCTCAGAGAAATTGCAAAAATAATTGTCGAAAAATATGACTCTATCGTACCGAGAGATCCTGGAGTTTTGGAAGAGTTTCCCGGTATCGGACCTGCGACTGCACGGTCTATTGTCGTTTATTCGTATAATATTGCTGAACCGTTTATAGAAACCAATGTCAGACGTGTTTATATTCATCATTTCTTCAGTGACAAAAAAGAAGTATCAGATAGAGACATTATGCCGCTTGTTCGGGAAACGCTTGACAAAAAAAATCCGAGGGACTGGTTTTATGCACTTATGGATTACGGGACCTATTTAGGAAGAACCGTTCCCAATCCGAACTGGAAAAGTAAGCATTATTCAAAGCAAAGTAAGTTTGAAGGTTCGAACAGGCAAGTGCGCGGCGCCGTATTGCGTTATTTATTGAATGAAGGGTCGGCAGAAAGAGAACTTCTTGAAAAAAGATTGGGATTTGAAAAAGCACGATTGTATAATGTGCTCAAGCAGTTGACCTCTGAAGGAATTATTGCAGAGAAAAACGGTGAATACAAAGTTACTACATAG
- a CDS encoding AAA family ATPase encodes MITLSSDQKQALDLILSWYKDPNKKSFITLGGYAGTGKSTLLAHLRRQLDSLDPKLKVGFVSYTGKAARVLHGKLLDEDVKYKQDTVGTIHSLIYSPVVNEKEEIIGWQQKEEIDRKLIIVDEASMVDGVIWKHLLSYKVPILAVGDHGQLPPIRGSFNLMDKPDILLEHIHRQAEKNPIIGISIQAREHGYIRPGQYGGGVVKYGEEDPDAYLEMNELLQNYSEDTLILCGYNHTRKRLNSHIRQALGFETVKPTVGDRVICLRNNHKKGIFNGMIGTIRDIQEENSDWYRAEISMDGEDEPYLGLISSKQFGHDSALNFTKERSQIMIGDLFDFGYALTVHKAQGSQARKVVLFEERFGKMNDDEWRRWLYTGVTRAEEELVIFER; translated from the coding sequence ATGATTACTCTTTCCTCTGATCAAAAGCAGGCACTTGATCTAATCCTTTCATGGTATAAAGATCCGAATAAAAAAAGTTTTATCACACTTGGAGGATATGCCGGAACCGGTAAATCGACTCTCCTTGCACATCTCCGTCGTCAGCTTGATAGTCTGGATCCGAAATTAAAAGTAGGTTTTGTGTCTTATACTGGGAAAGCGGCACGAGTACTACACGGCAAACTTCTAGATGAAGATGTGAAATATAAACAGGATACAGTCGGTACAATCCATTCACTGATTTATTCACCAGTTGTTAATGAGAAAGAAGAGATCATCGGATGGCAACAGAAAGAGGAAATTGATCGAAAGCTCATCATAGTCGATGAAGCTTCAATGGTAGATGGTGTTATCTGGAAACATTTATTGTCCTATAAAGTACCCATTCTGGCGGTTGGGGATCATGGCCAGTTACCGCCTATCCGTGGATCATTTAACCTTATGGACAAACCAGATATTCTTCTTGAACACATTCACAGGCAGGCGGAGAAAAATCCGATTATCGGAATTTCTATTCAAGCACGGGAACACGGGTATATTCGTCCGGGACAATACGGAGGAGGTGTTGTGAAGTACGGGGAAGAAGATCCTGATGCATATCTGGAAATGAACGAGTTACTGCAAAACTACAGTGAAGATACACTTATTCTTTGCGGTTACAATCATACGAGAAAACGGCTAAATTCTCATATAAGACAGGCACTGGGATTTGAGACAGTCAAACCGACTGTCGGAGATAGGGTTATTTGCCTTCGAAATAATCATAAAAAAGGAATATTTAACGGAATGATCGGTACCATTCGGGACATTCAGGAAGAAAATAGTGACTGGTATAGAGCAGAAATTTCAATGGACGGTGAAGATGAGCCGTATTTAGGTCTCATTTCATCCAAACAATTCGGGCACGATTCGGCACTGAACTTTACGAAAGAACGATCACAAATAATGATCGGAGATTTATTTGATTTCGGTTATGCTCTGACAGTCCACAAAGCACAGGGAAGCCAGGCACGAAAAGTTGTTCTCTTTGAAGAGCGTTTCGGAAAAATGAACGATGATGAATGGCGACGATGGTTGTATACAGGAGTGACGCGTGCTGAAGAGGAATTAGTCATTTTTGAACGGTAA
- a CDS encoding ZIP family metal transporter, with product MDFFLPFSLSLIAGLSTTAGAGFLFLYRNISNNTLHFFLGLSAGVMLYLSFIELLPESIQHIGFAFGNLLFFSGILFMAIVDRFFPHSLLFNTNCQKERCDNRLYSTGVMVAIGLALHNFPEGVTVFMGSYVNIEFGAVLALAITLHNIPEGIAIAVPILAATKSKMTALKYGFLAGIIEPIGGLFAYFILRPYLETDLVYALFAVVAGVMVYISFDELLPVCFKCDLKHVPIAGISLGMILAALSILFLNG from the coding sequence ATGGATTTTTTTCTTCCTTTTTCTCTATCTCTTATTGCCGGTCTGTCTACGACAGCAGGCGCCGGATTCCTATTCCTGTATCGGAATATATCAAACAACACCCTTCATTTCTTTCTTGGGCTCTCGGCAGGTGTGATGCTGTATTTGTCATTCATTGAACTTCTTCCGGAAAGTATTCAACATATCGGTTTTGCTTTTGGAAACCTACTATTCTTTTCGGGAATATTATTTATGGCTATAGTAGATCGTTTTTTTCCTCATTCCTTGCTCTTTAATACAAATTGTCAAAAAGAACGGTGTGATAATAGACTTTACTCAACAGGTGTTATGGTTGCAATCGGTCTTGCTCTGCATAATTTTCCTGAAGGCGTGACTGTTTTTATGGGGTCATATGTTAATATCGAATTCGGCGCTGTTTTAGCCCTTGCGATAACGCTGCACAACATTCCTGAAGGAATTGCAATTGCCGTTCCGATCCTGGCTGCTACAAAAAGCAAAATGACGGCTTTGAAATACGGTTTTCTGGCAGGAATTATTGAACCAATCGGTGGCCTTTTTGCCTATTTCATCCTAAGACCGTATCTTGAAACAGATCTGGTATATGCGTTATTTGCAGTAGTAGCTGGAGTAATGGTATATATTAGTTTTGATGAGTTGCTACCGGTTTGTTTTAAGTGTGATTTGAAGCATGTGCCAATTGCAGGAATATCACTCGGTATGATATTAGCTGCATTAAGCATACTGTTCCTGAATGGATAA
- a CDS encoding SDR family oxidoreductase, producing the protein MSIEGKVVVITGASDGLGKSIALKCAEEHAKIAILARSEDKLKEVKTECESLGAEAEYYLCDVSDAAQVATTVSALKQQFGRIDILINNAGIWAAGPIESYSVEKIGALFATNTLGTIYMTRAIVPVMKQQSAGQILNVMSIAGVETKDAYGIIYTATKHALHGFTETLKEELTGNGIKIMGFYPGGMATNILKAAGIDMPSSAELSMNTKDIANIVVFVLEQPEDVVIDHFEVRKFIGKKEGEQK; encoded by the coding sequence ATGAGTATCGAAGGGAAAGTCGTCGTCATTACCGGTGCAAGTGACGGACTTGGGAAATCAATTGCTCTTAAATGTGCAGAAGAGCATGCAAAAATAGCGATTCTTGCGAGATCAGAAGATAAGTTAAAAGAAGTTAAAACGGAATGTGAAAGTCTGGGTGCAGAAGCAGAGTATTATCTCTGCGATGTCAGTGATGCCGCACAGGTTGCGACAACAGTCAGTGCTTTGAAACAGCAATTCGGGAGGATTGATATTCTCATCAACAATGCCGGTATCTGGGCAGCGGGCCCGATTGAAAGCTATTCAGTTGAGAAAATCGGTGCCCTTTTTGCAACAAATACTCTCGGAACCATTTATATGACACGCGCGATTGTCCCTGTCATGAAACAACAATCTGCAGGACAAATACTGAATGTTATGTCAATTGCGGGTGTTGAGACAAAAGACGCTTACGGAATTATTTATACGGCAACAAAACATGCTCTTCATGGATTTACCGAAACGCTGAAAGAAGAATTAACGGGTAATGGTATCAAAATCATGGGATTCTATCCGGGAGGAATGGCTACCAATATTTTGAAAGCTGCCGGAATCGATATGCCGTCTTCGGCAGAACTGTCAATGAACACCAAAGATATCGCTAACATTGTAGTATTCGTTCTTGAACAGCCGGAAGATGTAGTAATAGATCACTTTGAAGTAAGAAAATTTATAGGCAAAAAGGAAGGTGAACAGAAATGA
- a CDS encoding flavodoxin domain-containing protein, with protein MNIAIAYASMYGTTTSVAQELKQYLKQKNIAVDLLDVMETNPDNLTSYDLIFFGVSTYGDGELNPVAEDFFAKTKEIAHTCNHTKFAIFALGDKAYPQFAKSGELTQEILESMNAQVITPILTIEASPFDEAIRKTKTWADEIISQVTPI; from the coding sequence ATGAACATTGCGATCGCCTATGCCAGTATGTACGGAACTACCACATCCGTCGCACAGGAACTGAAACAATATCTTAAACAAAAAAACATTGCAGTTGATCTATTGGATGTCATGGAGACAAATCCTGATAACCTCACATCATATGATTTAATTTTCTTCGGAGTATCAACATACGGTGACGGGGAGTTAAATCCGGTAGCAGAAGACTTTTTTGCAAAGACCAAGGAGATTGCTCATACCTGCAATCATACGAAATTTGCAATTTTTGCACTAGGCGATAAAGCATATCCTCAATTTGCTAAAAGCGGTGAATTGACACAAGAAATTCTCGAATCTATGAATGCTCAGGTCATTACCCCTATCCTGACAATTGAAGCAAGCCCGTTTGATGAAGCTATTCGAAAGACAAAAACCTGGGCAGACGAAATAATAAGCCAAGTAACCCCAATTTGA
- a CDS encoding Hsp20/alpha crystallin family protein, producing the protein MSLDLVPRRLLSFPSIMPSIWDNDDDWFTAPSTQTGLSISEDEQKVYVEAALPGINPDNIEVTYQDGYVWIKGQQQEEENDKQKKYYRKASNAFSYRVAVPGEVDLNKEPEAFYEHGVMKVSFMKSEASKPKRITIKQKKQLGSGK; encoded by the coding sequence ATGTCACTAGATTTAGTTCCAAGAAGATTACTTTCATTCCCATCTATAATGCCTTCAATTTGGGATAATGATGACGATTGGTTTACTGCTCCATCTACCCAAACAGGTTTATCAATTTCTGAGGATGAGCAAAAAGTATATGTAGAAGCTGCTCTCCCAGGAATTAATCCAGATAACATTGAAGTTACTTATCAAGATGGTTATGTTTGGATAAAAGGACAACAGCAAGAGGAGGAAAATGATAAGCAAAAGAAATACTATCGTAAGGCCTCTAATGCTTTCTCCTACAGAGTTGCCGTTCCTGGTGAAGTTGATTTAAACAAAGAACCAGAAGCATTTTATGAGCATGGAGTGATGAAAGTATCCTTCATGAAATCTGAGGCAAGTAAGCCAAAGAGAATCACTATTAAGCAGAAAAAACAGCTTGGTAGTGGAAAATAA
- a CDS encoding PH domain-containing protein, translating to MNRKIALYNYPIRSSTIVTALRIVSVVLIGILLSFVSYIPLVLLKAIFSFEAPIIFISILIQIAILVLVSLGIVSLLMKWAGTSYVIKDSEIIVQQGIFNIKQKIYPLEGHEEVKIYKSFFGKIFDYGTLSIYQPVLQKYITLENIQDPDLFAEVIRQTKSKESLSSERVIFSRKKKK from the coding sequence ATGAATAGAAAAATTGCTTTATACAACTATCCAATAAGAAGTAGCACTATTGTTACAGCACTAAGAATAGTTTCTGTGGTGCTAATTGGCATTTTGTTAAGTTTTGTTAGCTATATACCACTAGTGTTGTTAAAAGCAATTTTTTCTTTTGAAGCTCCGATTATATTTATTTCAATACTAATACAGATAGCTATTCTTGTTTTAGTTAGTCTTGGTATTGTTTCACTACTGATGAAGTGGGCTGGAACCTCTTACGTTATTAAAGATAGTGAAATTATTGTTCAACAAGGAATATTTAACATTAAACAAAAAATTTATCCCCTTGAAGGTCATGAAGAAGTTAAAATCTACAAGTCATTTTTTGGGAAAATTTTTGATTATGGAACTCTGTCTATCTATCAGCCGGTCTTACAGAAGTATATTACTCTAGAGAATATTCAAGATCCTGATTTATTTGCTGAAGTAATTAGGCAAACTAAGTCAAAAGAGTCACTCAGTTCAGAAAGAGTAATCTTTTCAAGAAAAAAGAAAAAGTAA
- a CDS encoding CfrBI family restriction endonuclease, with protein MTITEQVAKNIIKKLLKGEDYRIEVVTLINAEFLQFAIDFFKHIVDAKLKSKDITVDWYKKAFLNPNLPAKEIAINSGLNKKTIHNMFNSSTKEIVIDASNEHYDLLYESIKNLVDTEHDLELTLTIKFKGVSVDLNVSESLIVINTLAVKRAELRGGLWSTAGKRVEKPLMQTLCKLYGVPEANYALKIKGKDIEKDDFEREIDFYLVEGTNQYKCEVKLMGRGNPESADAVIARDSKVFVADKLSDINKKQLNSLKIEWVELRSLGGFERFDTVLKNLKIPHTKLPSNIDKELEVVFKEIFK; from the coding sequence ATGACAATAACAGAACAAGTTGCTAAAAATATAATCAAGAAATTGCTGAAAGGCGAAGATTATAGAATTGAAGTTGTAACGTTGATTAACGCTGAATTTTTACAATTCGCAATAGATTTTTTTAAACATATCGTAGATGCAAAACTAAAAAGTAAAGACATTACTGTTGATTGGTATAAAAAAGCTTTTTTAAATCCAAATTTGCCAGCTAAGGAAATTGCTATAAACTCCGGATTGAATAAAAAGACAATCCACAATATGTTTAATTCCTCAACAAAGGAAATAGTAATTGATGCATCAAATGAACATTATGATTTACTATATGAATCTATAAAGAATTTGGTTGATACAGAACACGATCTTGAACTCACCTTAACTATCAAATTCAAAGGCGTAAGTGTTGATCTAAATGTTAGTGAGAGTTTGATCGTAATAAATACTTTGGCAGTTAAAAGAGCAGAATTAAGAGGTGGGTTATGGAGTACTGCGGGAAAGAGAGTAGAAAAACCACTAATGCAAACTCTTTGTAAATTATACGGTGTTCCCGAAGCAAACTATGCTTTAAAGATAAAAGGTAAAGATATTGAAAAAGATGATTTTGAAAGAGAAATTGATTTTTATTTGGTTGAAGGAACAAATCAGTATAAATGCGAAGTAAAATTAATGGGAAGAGGGAATCCAGAAAGTGCAGATGCGGTTATAGCACGAGACAGTAAAGTTTTTGTAGCTGACAAACTTTCTGACATTAACAAAAAACAATTGAATAGTTTAAAAATTGAATGGGTTGAATTAAGAAGTCTTGGTGGATTTGAAAGATTTGATACAGTGTTAAAAAACTTAAAAATTCCACATACAAAATTACCCAGCAATATAGATAAAGAATTAGAAGTAGTTTTTAAAGAAATTTTTAAATAA
- a CDS encoding HEAT repeat domain-containing protein — translation MNRSVLSKQINKEQIDSLKNDTKALLSFLQDQNDGTIVYVLEKLGRLKNGYSKQPLLNLLENNNETIRSLALKNLAKIGDISLLDTFVKFAKQDESTEVRRESVSAIGRLRNEKTIPVLIKLLSDKDPKVVMQAIRGLLVFSNNDQVKKELSKLLNHPNELIKEVIGKEINGVSYSSKNSGKHDEFPKYLKNTIVQGDVLEVLKYVPEESVHLTFTSPPYYNARDYSIYQSYDEYLNFLEEVFKEVHRVTKEGRFFVLNTSPIIIPRISRAHASKRYPIPYDIHPLLVKMGWEFIDDIVWVKPEASVKNRNAGFLQHRKPLGYKPNAITEMLMVYRKKTDKLIDWNIHQYSWDKVKKSKVQDKYETTNVWHIDPTFDRVHSAVFPMELCNRVIKYYSFVDDLIFDPFAGSGTLGRAAVNLNRNFFLTEKEAKYVNRMKEDLIKKDDLFNQKNNQPNFIDIKNFINIIKENI, via the coding sequence ATGAATAGATCAGTTTTAAGCAAACAAATAAACAAAGAACAGATTGATAGTTTAAAAAATGATACAAAAGCTCTTTTATCGTTTCTACAAGATCAAAATGACGGTACTATTGTTTATGTGTTAGAGAAATTAGGAAGATTGAAAAATGGATACAGCAAACAACCACTATTGAATTTATTAGAGAATAACAATGAGACAATAAGATCACTTGCCTTGAAGAATCTTGCAAAAATTGGTGATATTTCCTTACTAGATACTTTCGTTAAATTCGCAAAACAAGATGAAAGTACTGAAGTTAGAAGAGAATCAGTTTCTGCTATTGGGCGATTAAGAAACGAGAAAACTATTCCAGTCTTGATAAAATTATTATCAGATAAAGATCCGAAAGTTGTAATGCAGGCCATTCGTGGATTACTTGTTTTTTCAAATAATGACCAAGTTAAAAAAGAGTTATCTAAATTACTTAATCATCCGAATGAGTTAATAAAGGAGGTTATAGGTAAGGAAATTAATGGTGTAAGCTATAGTTCAAAAAATAGCGGCAAGCACGATGAATTTCCTAAATATTTAAAAAATACTATTGTTCAAGGAGATGTTTTAGAGGTATTAAAGTATGTTCCTGAAGAATCTGTTCACTTAACTTTTACTTCACCGCCCTATTACAATGCTAGAGATTATTCAATTTATCAGAGTTATGATGAGTATTTAAATTTTTTAGAGGAAGTTTTTAAAGAGGTTCATCGGGTTACAAAAGAAGGTAGATTTTTTGTACTTAATACTTCACCAATTATAATTCCTAGAATAAGTCGTGCTCACGCAAGTAAAAGATACCCTATTCCATATGACATTCATCCTTTATTGGTTAAAATGGGTTGGGAGTTTATCGACGATATAGTTTGGGTGAAACCCGAAGCAAGTGTAAAAAATAGAAATGCGGGTTTTTTACAACATCGAAAACCATTAGGTTATAAACCTAACGCAATTACTGAAATGCTAATGGTTTATAGAAAAAAGACAGATAAACTAATTGACTGGAATATACATCAATATAGTTGGGATAAAGTAAAGAAAAGCAAAGTTCAAGACAAATACGAAACCACGAATGTTTGGCACATAGACCCTACTTTTGATAGGGTTCACAGTGCTGTTTTTCCAATGGAATTATGCAATAGAGTTATAAAATATTATTCTTTTGTTGATGATTTAATTTTTGATCCATTCGCTGGAAGCGGAACATTGGGAAGAGCTGCTGTCAATCTTAACAGGAATTTCTTCCTGACAGAAAAAGAAGCAAAATATGTAAATAGGATGAAAGAAGATTTAATTAAAAAAGATGATTTGTTTAATCAAAAGAATAATCAACCAAACTTCATCGACATAAAAAATTTTATAAATATAATTAAGGAAAATATATGA
- a CDS encoding helix-turn-helix transcriptional regulator, producing MKSQNNNETIGDKIKQLRNKQGLTQDELARKSDLPYTTLTKIESNVITKPTIQTVMKIANGLGITIDNLMK from the coding sequence ATGAAAAGTCAAAACAATAATGAAACCATTGGGGATAAAATAAAACAGCTTAGAAATAAGCAAGGTTTGACACAGGATGAATTGGCGAGAAAATCCGATCTTCCTTATACAACACTAACCAAAATTGAAAGCAATGTAATAACCAAACCGACTATTCAAACAGTTATGAAGATAGCTAACGGATTAGGGATTACTATTGATAATTTAATGAAATAA
- a CDS encoding DNA replication/repair protein RecF, which produces MILKQIHLTNFRNFGKADFQFSPYLTLIIGENARGKTSLLEAVFSSVYGTGFRETREIELVRWEYDDNLIESVYSEQDQKTFFQVRMQKSSETTVRKTYYVNKTGKSSNQYRSMQTQAVLFAPEQIQIITGSPSRRRRYFDDVISAVDREYRKKLRYFENALRKRNKILERYEDELRLFDELRFWDNYLLEHGEYISKKRASYIEYLNNHPSVNGKKFSITYSQDLFSQKRLNEVKNREYRLRRTLIGPQKDDFIFNLYSPSEKNVSLYGSRSEQRMAVFWLKLNELSYFEEHTSTKPLLLLDDIFSELDEHNRELVMAMIKEHQTIATTTEEEVKDLAEMPEEIIRL; this is translated from the coding sequence ATGATTTTGAAACAAATACATTTGACCAACTTCCGCAATTTCGGAAAGGCTGATTTTCAATTCAGCCCGTATCTGACCCTTATTATCGGAGAAAACGCAAGAGGGAAAACCAGTCTATTGGAAGCAGTGTTTTCTTCAGTTTACGGTACAGGCTTTCGCGAAACGAGAGAAATTGAACTGGTACGATGGGAATACGACGATAATTTGATTGAGTCCGTTTATTCGGAGCAGGATCAGAAAACTTTTTTTCAGGTACGGATGCAGAAATCTTCTGAAACGACTGTGCGGAAAACCTATTATGTCAACAAAACAGGAAAGTCCTCCAATCAATACCGCAGCATGCAAACTCAGGCAGTCCTGTTTGCTCCGGAACAAATACAGATTATCACGGGTTCTCCGAGCCGCCGGAGAAGATATTTTGATGATGTAATATCAGCAGTCGATCGGGAATACAGAAAGAAATTGAGATATTTCGAAAACGCTTTGCGAAAAAGGAATAAAATCCTTGAGCGTTATGAAGACGAGTTACGGCTTTTTGATGAGCTTCGATTCTGGGATAATTATCTTCTGGAACACGGGGAGTATATCTCAAAAAAGAGGGCCTCTTATATTGAGTACTTGAATAATCATCCTTCTGTAAACGGGAAAAAATTTTCAATCACGTATTCACAAGATCTTTTTTCTCAGAAGCGCCTTAATGAAGTAAAGAATCGGGAATATCGTCTCAGAAGGACATTAATCGGTCCGCAAAAGGATGATTTTATATTTAATTTGTACTCACCTTCTGAGAAGAACGTCAGTCTGTACGGTTCGCGGAGTGAGCAGAGGATGGCTGTCTTTTGGCTCAAGCTCAACGAACTATCATATTTTGAAGAGCACACTTCTACCAAGCCGCTTCTTTTGCTGGACGACATCTTTTCAGAACTTGATGAACACAACCGGGAGCTGGTAATGGCTATGATCAAGGAACATCAGACTATTGCAACAACAACGGAAGAAGAAGTAAAGGATCTGGCGGAGATGCCCGAAGAAATTATCAGGTTATGA
- a CDS encoding UMP kinase: MLFDTQEPPIVISIGGSLLVTGDGIDTKFLSQLNAFIRKYIKRGKRFFLVAGGGRTARHYRDAGKTVIGTMSDEDLDWIGIHATRLNAHLLRTIFEDIAHPRIIENYDKKLNNWKEPVVVGAGWKPGWSTDYDAVVLARDYGANLIINLSNIDWVYDKDPRTHKDAKAIEKLTWGELEKIVGTEWSPGINAPFDPIAAQLARKLRLTVIVANGENFRNLERIIEGDSFKGTVIMPYKINASFYDREYYMGDKAKYKFAQKSSAVGKFMIWAANYYRALLIRMFLKPKNCLDVGCGTGNLVKTLRTFGIDAYGVEISEHALALADKSVRPFLKEADIVKLPFDKEEFDLVLTFDVLEHVERGKIKKAIDETIRVSRKYIMHKIYTKENLWIRWLYSKDYSHLSIFTAKFWRRKFLEHPDAMLQRNSIFRLPSFMESIFLLKKK; the protein is encoded by the coding sequence ATGCTTTTTGACACCCAGGAACCGCCAATTGTTATCTCCATAGGGGGGTCCCTTCTCGTTACTGGGGACGGTATTGATACCAAATTCCTTTCACAACTCAATGCCTTTATTCGAAAATATATTAAGCGCGGTAAGCGCTTTTTTTTGGTCGCAGGAGGAGGCCGTACTGCCCGTCATTATCGTGATGCCGGAAAAACCGTTATCGGAACAATGTCAGATGAAGATTTGGACTGGATCGGTATTCATGCAACAAGACTGAATGCGCATTTACTTCGTACCATTTTTGAAGATATTGCTCATCCCCGTATTATCGAAAACTATGATAAAAAACTGAACAACTGGAAGGAACCGGTTGTAGTCGGTGCCGGATGGAAACCGGGCTGGTCTACAGATTATGACGCAGTGGTTTTGGCACGTGACTATGGTGCCAATCTTATTATCAACCTCTCAAACATTGATTGGGTATACGACAAGGACCCGCGTACCCACAAAGACGCAAAGGCAATCGAAAAACTGACCTGGGGTGAACTGGAAAAGATCGTAGGGACAGAGTGGTCCCCGGGCATTAATGCACCTTTCGATCCGATTGCAGCTCAGCTTGCCCGAAAACTGCGCCTCACGGTCATTGTAGCTAACGGTGAAAACTTCAGAAATCTTGAACGGATTATTGAAGGCGATTCCTTTAAGGGCACGGTCATCATGCCCTATAAAATTAATGCCAGCTTTTATGACCGTGAATACTACATGGGAGACAAGGCAAAGTATAAATTTGCGCAAAAATCATCTGCTGTCGGAAAATTTATGATATGGGCAGCTAATTATTATCGGGCCCTCCTCATCCGAATGTTCCTTAAACCGAAAAATTGCCTGGATGTAGGGTGCGGAACGGGCAATCTTGTAAAAACCCTTCGCACCTTCGGCATCGATGCATACGGTGTCGAAATTTCCGAGCATGCGCTCGCTCTGGCGGACAAATCAGTCCGCCCTTTTTTAAAGGAAGCGGATATTGTGAAGTTGCCGTTTGATAAGGAAGAGTTTGACCTAGTCCTGACCTTTGACGTGCTTGAACATGTAGAGAGGGGTAAAATCAAAAAAGCTATAGATGAGACGATACGTGTTTCCAGAAAATACATCATGCACAAAATCTATACAAAAGAAAACCTTTGGATACGCTGGCTGTACAGCAAGGATTATTCACACTTATCCATATTTACCGCAAAATTTTGGCGAAGAAAATTTTTAGAGCATCCTGACGCTATGCTCCAGCGAAACTCTATATTCCGACTGCCTTCATTTATGGAGTCGATCTTCCTCTTAAAGAAAAAATAA